Part of the Amycolatopsis sp. 195334CR genome is shown below.
TGGAGCTGCTGAGCCTCAACACCTACGCCATCGCCGTGCTCGACCGGGACATCCCCGGTCCCTCCGGTGACGAGATCGCCGAACGCATCGTCGCCTCCGGCACCGGCATGCCGATCCTGATGCTCACCGCCGCCGACCGGCTCGACGACAAGGCCTCCGGCTTCGAACTCGGCGCCGACGACTACCTCACCAAGCCGTTCGAACTCCGGGAGCTGGTGCTCCGGCTCAGGGCGCTCGACCGCAGGCGCGCCCACAGCAGGCCGCCCGTGCGGGAGATCGCCGGTCTGCGGGTGGATCCGTTCCGCCGCGAGGTCTTCCGCAACGGCCGCTACGTCGCGCTGACCAGGAAGCAGTTCGCCGTGCTCGAAGTGCTGGTCGCCGCCGAAGGCGGGGTGATCAGCGCCGAAGAGTTGCTGGAGCGGGCGTGGGACGAGAACGCCGACCCGTTCACCAACGCCGTGCGCATCACCGTCTCGGCCCTGCGCAAGCGGCTCGGTGAACCGTGGCTCATCGCCACCGTGCCCGGGGTCGGCTACCGCATCGACCCACAGGCCGGGGGCGACCGTGGATAGAGAGCCCGGGATGAGCGTTCGCCTCAAGCTCACCCTCAGCTACGCCGGGCTCCTCATGTTCGCCGGTACCCTGCTGCTCGCCGTCGTGTGGGTGTTCCTGCTGCGTTACGTGCCCGAGGTGGTCGCCGACGGACCTCCTCGCCGCCCGGGCTCCGGGCCCGCCCAGCCCCACGTGCCGGACCGCTCCGACCTGCTGGAAGCCTTCGTCCCGAAGGCGATCGCGATGCTGGCGTTCCTGCTGCTGTTCAGCCTGGTGGGCGGCTGGCTGCTGGCGGGCAGCATGCTCGCGCCGCTGACCCGCATCACCAACGCCACCCGCCTGGCCGCGAACGGCTCGCTCTCGCACCGGATCCAGCTGGAGGGCCGCGCGGACGAGTTCCGCGAACTCGCCGACGCCTTCGACACCATGCTCGCCCGGCTCGAAGCACACAACGCCGAACAGCAGCGGTTCGCCGCCAACGCCTCGCACGAACTGCGCACCCCGCTGGCGATCACGCAGACCCTGCTCGACGTGGCCCGCAAGGAACCGCCCCGCGACACCGGCGAACTCGTCGACCGCCTCCAGCACGTCAACACCAGGGCGATCGACCTCACCGAGGCGCTGCTCGTGCTCAGCCGCGCCCACCAGCGAACCTTCGCCCAGGAGCCGGTCGACCTGTCGCTGGCCGCCGAGGAGGCCGCCGAAACCCTGCTCCCGCTCGCCGAAAGCCACGGCATCACCATCGAGACCTCCGGTGAGCAGGCCCCGACCACCGGCTCCCCCGCGCTCCTGCTGCAGGTGACCACGAACCTCCTGCACAACGCGATCGTGCACAACCTCCCCGAGCAGGGCACGGTGTGGGTCACGACCGGCGTTCACGCCGGGAAAGCGGTGCTCACGGTCGAGAACACCGGCCAGCCGGTCTCCGCCAAAATGGCTTCCACGCTGGTCGAACCTTTCCAGCGCGGCACCCAGCGCGTCCGCACCGACCACGCGGGAGTCGGCCTCGGCCTGGCGATCGTCCAGAGCATCACCCGGGCCCACGACGGCACCCTCACCCTCACCCCCCGCTCCGGCGGCGGGCTCCACGTCACGGTGCGGCTGCCCGCGGCCGGAGCGCAGCGCTCATGAGGTGGTCCGGCGGCGCTCGGCGACCACGGTGAGCGCGTGCCGGGCCAGGACGGCGCCCGCGTCCGGCGCGCCGGTCGCCGACGCGCGGGCCGACATCGCCGCGATCCGTCCGGGGTCGGTGAGCAGCGGGATCAGGGTGCGCTCCAGCCACGCCGGGTCGAGGTCGCCGTCGTCGAGGAGCAGCGCCCCGCCGGCCGCGACCACCGGCTCGGCGTTCAGCCGCTGCTCACCACCGCGATCCGGCAGCGGAACGTACACGGCGGGCAGGCCGACGGCGGCCAGTTCGGCGCACGTCATCGCCCCCGACCGGCAGATCGCGAAGTCGGCGGCGGCGTAGGCGTACCGCATCTCGTCGACGTAGGGAACGACCACGTAGGGCGGGTCGCCGTCCGGCACCTCGACGGTGTGCCGCGGCCCGGTGATGTGCAGCACCTGCACGCCCGCCGCTCGCAACGCCGGAGCCGCACCGGACACCGCGGTGTTGATCGTCACGGCCCCCTGCGAACCGCCGGTGACCATCAGCACCGGCCCGTCGGGGCGCAGGCCGAACCGCCGCCGGGCGGCGTCGCGCAGCGCGGGCCGGTCGAGCCCGGTGATCGACGGCCGCAGCGGGATCCCGATGGCCGTGGCGTTCGCCAGCGGAACGGCCGGCGTGGCGGTGAACACGTGGGGCGTCAGCCGGACCGCCAGCCGGTTGGCCACGCCCGGCCGGGCGTTCGCCTCGTGGACCACGATCGGCAGGCGCTGCCTGCGCGCGGCGAGGTAGGCGGGAGCGGCGACGTAGCCGCCGAAGCCCACCACGACTTCGGCCCGCACGCGGTCGAGCACCGCCCCGGCCGCCAGCACCGCGTCGCGAAGCCTGCCCGGCGTCTCCAGCGCGGCCCGGTTCAGCCTGCGTGGCAACGGGACCGGCGGGATGAGTTCGAGCGGGTAACCGCGGGCCGGGATGAGCGTGGTGTCCAGGCCGCGGACGGTGCCGAGTGCGGTGATCTCGGCCGTGGGCGCCAGCAGGCGCAGGGCGTCGGCGAAGTTCATCGTGGGCTCGATGTGTCCGGCCGAATGCCCGCCGGCCACCACGACACGCGGTGCTTTCACCCCCGCCCTCCCAGCCGGGCCACGTCGGAAGTGGTACTGAGGCCGGGGGTGTGCAGCTCGCGCACGAACCGGGTCGACCGCCCGGTCTGGTCGGTGTACCCGCGGTTCCGGTAGAACGCGTGCGCGTGCTGACGGCGGTCCGCGCTGGTGACCTCTATGCGCACGCACCCCCGGCTCGCGGCGAACAACTCCGCCGCGGTCACCAGTTCACTGCCGACGCCGCGCCCCCGTGCCCGCTCGGCGACGACCAGCGCCACGATCCGGCCCCAGCTGCCGGCGCGCTCGAAGAACGGGCAGCTGTACACCGCGATCACGCCGAGCAGGTCGCCGCCGGCATCGGCCACGTAGGCCGCGCCCGCCGGATCCTGGTCCCAGCGGCCGATCCTGGCCGCCGTGGCGGTCGTGTCGTCCGGTGGGTACCCCAGCTGGTGCAGCAGCTCGCCGACGGCCGCGGCGTCGCTGACGTGTGCCGGTCGTATCCGCATGCCTCTTCCCGTGAACGACATGGCCTAGACGATGGGGAAGTCGAAGTAGGTGTCCGGATAGGGCTCGTCCTTCAGCACGTAGTGCCACCACTCGCGCTCGTAGGCGCGGAAACCGCAGTCCTCCATGACCGACCGGAGGTGCTGCCGGTTCTCCGCCTCCACCCGCGCGACCCCGGGCGCGCCGTGGTGGGAGATCGAATCCATCAGGTCGTGGTCACCGCCCATGGGCGCGAGTTCACCGGTGTCCAGGTGGTAGAGGGTCAGGTCGACCGTGCTTCCCCGGCTGTGCCCCGACTTCCTCGCCACGTACCCCTTTTCGAACATCTCGGCCCGGTCGATGTGCGGGTAGTGCCGCAGCTTCGTCCGGCCGTCCTCCGGCTGTCGCGCCCAGCGCACGAAGCAGTCCACGGCCCGTTGCGGGCGGTAACCGTCCCAGAGCAGCAGGCCGAAACCGAGGGAAGCGGCCTTTTCCCGCGCGTTCGCCAAGGCGCCGCACAGTACCTTCGTGCCGACGATCCGGTTCACCGCGTAGCCGTCGACGGGCTTGCCGGTGAAGTTGTCCCAGGTGGCGTACTTGGCGTCCCAACGCATTCCGGCCACGACCTCGTCCACGAAAGCAAAATCCTCGTTCATTGGAATTTCCCCGTCAACGTCAACGACACCATGCGGTCGATCACTTCGCCGAGCGGCACTCCGGCGGCCGCCATCATTCTCGGGTAACGGCTGTAGGAGGTCATGCCGGGAAAGGTGTTGACCTCGTTGAGCACCACCGTGCCGTCCTCCTTCAGGAACATGTCCACTCGCGACAGTCCGGAGCAGCCCAGCGCGCGGTAGATGGCCTTGGCCGTCTCCTGCACGCGGACCCTGGTCGCGGCCGGGAGGTCCGCCGGAACGGTGATCGTCGAGTTCTCGGAACCGCTTTCCGGGTTGCTCTCCTGGTGGATCTTGAAGAACCCGTGGGAGAGCGAGATCTGGTCCACCTCGCCGGCGAACAGCTCCAGTTCGTTCCCCAGGATGGCGCAGCCGACCTCGCTGCCGACCACGGGCTCCTCGATCAGCACCTTCGAGTCGTACTGCCGCGCGGTCTCCACCGCGGTCGGCAGTTCCTCTTCGCTGGACACCTTGCTGACCCCGAAGGACGACCCCGACCGCGCGGGCTTGACGAACACGGGATAGGTGAGCGGGCCGGGGTCGACCGTCTCGTCCGCCATGACGATCCGGAAGTTCGGTGTCGGGATTCCGGCGGCGGCGGTGATGACGTAGGCGAGCGACTTGTCCATGCACACCGCGGAACTCTGGACGTCGCAGCCGACGTAGGGAATGCCGGCCAGCTCCAGCAGCCCCTGCATCGCGCCGTCCTCGCCGAGCTTGCCGTGCAGCACGGGCAGCACCAGGTCCGGGCAGAGCACGTCGAACTTCCCGCGCTCCAGCACGAGGAACCCGCGGATGCTCCGGTCCGGCGACAGCACGACCGGGCGGCCGGTCTCCGCCCAGCCCTCGTCGGGGCCGTCGCAGAGCTTCCAGGCACC
Proteins encoded:
- a CDS encoding response regulator transcription factor, which produces MRVLVVEDEPYMAEAIRDGLRLEAIAADIAGDGDTALELLSLNTYAIAVLDRDIPGPSGDEIAERIVASGTGMPILMLTAADRLDDKASGFELGADDYLTKPFELRELVLRLRALDRRRAHSRPPVREIAGLRVDPFRREVFRNGRYVALTRKQFAVLEVLVAAEGGVISAEELLERAWDENADPFTNAVRITVSALRKRLGEPWLIATVPGVGYRIDPQAGGDRG
- a CDS encoding HAMP domain-containing sensor histidine kinase produces the protein MSVRLKLTLSYAGLLMFAGTLLLAVVWVFLLRYVPEVVADGPPRRPGSGPAQPHVPDRSDLLEAFVPKAIAMLAFLLLFSLVGGWLLAGSMLAPLTRITNATRLAANGSLSHRIQLEGRADEFRELADAFDTMLARLEAHNAEQQRFAANASHELRTPLAITQTLLDVARKEPPRDTGELVDRLQHVNTRAIDLTEALLVLSRAHQRTFAQEPVDLSLAAEEAAETLLPLAESHGITIETSGEQAPTTGSPALLLQVTTNLLHNAIVHNLPEQGTVWVTTGVHAGKAVLTVENTGQPVSAKMASTLVEPFQRGTQRVRTDHAGVGLGLAIVQSITRAHDGTLTLTPRSGGGLHVTVRLPAAGAQRS
- a CDS encoding glycosyltransferase; translation: MKAPRVVVAGGHSAGHIEPTMNFADALRLLAPTAEITALGTVRGLDTTLIPARGYPLELIPPVPLPRRLNRAALETPGRLRDAVLAAGAVLDRVRAEVVVGFGGYVAAPAYLAARRQRLPIVVHEANARPGVANRLAVRLTPHVFTATPAVPLANATAIGIPLRPSITGLDRPALRDAARRRFGLRPDGPVLMVTGGSQGAVTINTAVSGAAPALRAAGVQVLHITGPRHTVEVPDGDPPYVVVPYVDEMRYAYAAADFAICRSGAMTCAELAAVGLPAVYVPLPDRGGEQRLNAEPVVAAGGALLLDDGDLDPAWLERTLIPLLTDPGRIAAMSARASATGAPDAGAVLARHALTVVAERRRTTS
- a CDS encoding GNAT family N-acetyltransferase, with protein sequence MRIRPAHVSDAAAVGELLHQLGYPPDDTTATAARIGRWDQDPAGAAYVADAGGDLLGVIAVYSCPFFERAGSWGRIVALVVAERARGRGVGSELVTAAELFAASRGCVRIEVTSADRRQHAHAFYRNRGYTDQTGRSTRFVRELHTPGLSTTSDVARLGGRG
- the vanX gene encoding D-Ala-D-Ala dipeptidase VanX, which gives rise to MNEDFAFVDEVVAGMRWDAKYATWDNFTGKPVDGYAVNRIVGTKVLCGALANAREKAASLGFGLLLWDGYRPQRAVDCFVRWARQPEDGRTKLRHYPHIDRAEMFEKGYVARKSGHSRGSTVDLTLYHLDTGELAPMGGDHDLMDSISHHGAPGVARVEAENRQHLRSVMEDCGFRAYEREWWHYVLKDEPYPDTYFDFPIV
- the vanA gene encoding D-alanine--(R)-lactate ligase, encoding MKIGIIFGGSSEEHPVSVKSAQEIAKHLDADKYEPYWIGITPSGAWKLCDGPDEGWAETGRPVVLSPDRSIRGFLVLERGKFDVLCPDLVLPVLHGKLGEDGAMQGLLELAGIPYVGCDVQSSAVCMDKSLAYVITAAAGIPTPNFRIVMADETVDPGPLTYPVFVKPARSGSSFGVSKVSSEEELPTAVETARQYDSKVLIEEPVVGSEVGCAILGNELELFAGEVDQISLSHGFFKIHQESNPESGSENSTITVPADLPAATRVRVQETAKAIYRALGCSGLSRVDMFLKEDGTVVLNEVNTFPGMTSYSRYPRMMAAAGVPLGEVIDRMVSLTLTGKFQ